The genomic window AGCTCCATCCCTAACTGGTTGGCTTGTTTGGTGGCCATACCCTTGAGCTTGCGCGGGGCCAGGGTGACATTGTCGAGGGTCGACAGGTGAGGGAAGAGGTTAAAGTGCTGGAACACCATGCCCATGTTCTGGCGGATATGGTTGATATGGCGTTCAAAGGCCAGGCCCTGGAGATCCGGGCGGTTGACCTGAGCGCCATCCAGCAGAATATCGCCGTCATCAATCACTTCCAGGTGATTGACCGAGCGTAGCAAGGTACTTTTGCCCGAACCGGATGGCCCGATGATCGAGACGATCTTGCCGCGTTCGACGGTCAGGTTGATGCCCTTGAGAACTTCAAGGTCGCCAAAGCGCTTGTGCACATTGCGCATTTCGACCATGGGTGTATCAGTGGAAGGTGAGGTGCTCATAAAGTGTCCAGTCAGAGGTTATTCCAGTTGTTTTTTCAGACCGCTGCCTTGCTGGCCGCTTCAGCGGCGATAGGCGGTGCGCCGTTCGAACCATGCCTGGCCCAGCTCCATGGCAATATTGAGCAGGTAATAGATGACGGCAATGGCAATAAAGAATTCGAATGGCCGGAAAGTCACGCTGATCGCATACTGGGAGGCATACACCAACTCGGCCACGCCGATGGCGGATAACACTGAGGTGTCCTTGACCATCAGGATCATATTGTTGCCCAGCTGCGGCACAGAACGGATAAACGCCTGGGGAACAATGATGTAGACGATGGTTCGCCAGTGGCCAAAGCCCAGCGAACGTGAGGCCTCATACTGGCCGTCGGATACCGATGAAATAGTGGCGGTGAAAATATCGGCGTTATAGGCCATATAGTGAAAACCAAGCCCCAGGATGCCGACCACAATCGCCGGAATCAGGATCAAATCACCCAGGCCGAAATAGAGAAAATACAGCTGCAGCAGAAGCGGCGTGGTCATGAACAGCCAGATAAAGAAGCGCAGCGGCCAGCTGACCACCTTATTGGTATACAGAGTGATGACCGCAATCACCAGGCCACCCACAATGGAAAAAAACGCAACGGTGACGGCGATCATCAGCATAACGCCAATGCCGCTTAGCAAGGTCGGGAAATAGGTAATAACAGGCGTAAAATCAAACTGCATCGGGGCGCTCTCCTAACGGGTACGGTATCGACCGGCCAGCGTTTAATGGGTTGGGTTAGCGGGTCTGGTAGCGCGTGGCGCGCCGAAAGGCCAGCTCCATCATGCCCATCACGGCGTAGACGATGACGATGTACATCAAGGCGCTGAGTGTGAAGATCTCCAGCGGCTTGTAGGTAGAGCCGATCAGACGCTGGGCCTGATAGGTAAGCTCGACCACAGAGATAATCGATACCAGTGAGGAATTCTTGACCAGCACAATGGCCAGAACCCCCACCGAACGGATCATTAGCCCGGCTGCCTGAGGCAGGACAACAAACAGCAGGGTGCGCAGCTTGCCAAACCCGAGTGAGCGCGCCGCTTCATTCTGGCCACTGTCGACGGACTCGATAGCCCCGCGAATCGCCTCACTCATATAGGCGCCGATGTTGAAGGCACCGACGACAACCCCGCAGGTGAAGGGGTCAAGCCGCAACCCAATGCTGGGGCCACCGTAAAACACCAGCAGCAGCTGAACAAAATAGGGCGTGCCGCGCACCACGCTGATATAGCTGCGTGCCAGCCAGCGCAGCGGACGTATGCGAGCGGTGCGCAGAAACACCAACCCACAGGCGATGAAAAACCCGAAGAAGATGGCACGGGCCGAGATGTCGATCGTGACCCCGGCTGCCTGTATCAGCAGCGGCGTGATCTCGACCATCAGGTTGAAGTCCATGAAGTTACCTTGTTGTCGTTTTGTGTTGAGGTAATCAGGTAATGATGATGGGTACTCAGGTATCAACGCAGTAGAAACCACTGATCTGTCGATCAGCCAGCCGGGCAGCTCAACGTTGTAAACTGCCCGGCCACAGGGTTACTCGATGTTGGCGCCTTCGCCGATCCACTTATCAACAATCGCCTGATAAGTGCCGTCTTCCTTGATGTCGGCCAGTGCCACGTTCAATGCGGCAAGCAGCTCAGGGTTGTCCTTTTGAATCGAAATGGCGGCAGGCCAGCGCGGCAGCTCGCCCACATCAATCATCTTGATATCCCGCTCGCTCTCCTGCATGGCAACCAGTACCGGCACATCGTCGGCGATCATGACGTCAATGCGGCCTGAGTTCAGCGCACTCATGATGTCAGGCAGGCCCTGGAACGTCTGGTTACGCCACTTGCCGTCACCGTTTTCCACTGCCCACTGGTTACCGGTCTCACCCAGCGTCGAGCCGACCCGCTTACCTTCGAAATCGTCAATGCTGCTGATGTCGTTGGTCTCTTCCTGCACCCAGATGGACAGGCCAGAGCTGTAGTAGGGGTCGGTAAAGTCGAGCACTTCCTGACGCTCTTCGGTGATGCTCATGCTGCAGATACAGGCATCAAAGCGCCCGCCGACCATGGCGGCAATAATGCCGTTCCAGGGCGATGACTGAACGTTGACCTCAACGCCCATTTTCTCGGCCAGTGCTTGTGCAATATCAACGTCAAAGCCAACCAGCTCGCCCTGGGTGTTAACAAAACTGAACGGCGGGTAGGCACCGGAGTTCACCACCTGAAAGACGTCGTCGCGAATTTCTTCCAGGTCACGAGCGTGGCTGGGCATAGCGAGTACGGCAGTCGCTCCCATCACGGCAATGGCAGTGGTGAAAGTCTTGGAAAAGCCTTGGGTAAAGTTTCTCATGATAAAGTTCCTTGTCATTATTATTGCCTGTTGATCCGTGGGGAGATAACCCTCAAGGGTGGCACGGTTCAGGTGGCATGCATTGCATGGTTGATGAGTGAATACTTGGGTCAATTATGATGCGCTTGCAAGGTTGTCTTGCACCTTGATGATGCATTTCTCCTTTGTTGAGGGCGAACCCGATCTGCCGATACAAATCCTGCGCCTTGATAGAAAATGATAAGGCATAACTTTGCAATTTCTATGCCAGCATATCAGTGATTAACGTTGACCGTCTGGTGCTTTGGCTTGGCCTATCGTTATTAATTATTAACGGACAACGGTGACCGTACATTCTGCCTGGCGCACCACGTTCAATGCCGTTGAGCCCATAAACTGCTCTGTAAACCCAGGGCGCTTGGATGAAATCACAATACAGTCAATGTGATGGCGTTTGGCAAATTTCACTACCTGATGGGCGGCATTCCCTTCGACGATATGAATATCGTAGTCATGAGCACCGACATTGCGCTGAATACCTTCGCGGATGCGCTGGGCGGTGGTTTCACGGTAATCGCTCGGCAGTGAGGGTGCTATATAAGGCGGAATACGCTCCATGACAGAAATGATCTGCAGAGTGCTGTCTTCGTCGGCCAGCTTGCGGGCAACCTCAATTTTCTGCCTGATAGTGGAGTTGTTGTCGGCTGCTGTCGTGATCAGAATATTCTTGTACACCTTGTAGCCCTCCGTTGGATAGTGGGAAGGGCGGCCACTGCCGCCCTTGGCTCTGGTTGTAGCTTAATGCTGAGCGCTCTGCGGCGCTGGCTCTGAGCCAGTATCCGGCTGATTATCAAGGCCTGATTGGCTGTAGGTGTTAACGTCGTTACGCTCGCCTTCCCGCCAGATAAAGATGTTGAACAGGCCATAGAGAATGGCGATGATCGGCGTGATGATTGCCAAAAACGTCCAGCCCATATAATCCCATGCGGAAACGTCCAGCACGCCCATGTAATAGGCGCCACCCAGCCCCCAGGGCACCAGGGGTGAAGTGACGGTTGCCGAGTCTTCACAGGTGCGGGAGCATACCGAGGGCAGAATTTTCAGCTTGCGGTAGGCGGGTACAAACATGCGCCCCGGAATGATGATGGCAATATACTGGCTGGCCGAGAACAGGTTAGTGGCCAGCGACGAGAAAACGTGTGTGACGATCAACCCACGTGAATTGCTCACCAGTTTGCCCATTTTTTCCAGGATAACTTCCAGCATACGGGTTTTTTCCAGCAAACCGCCCAGGCTCAAGCCGATGAAGCCCAGTGAGATGGTCCACATCATGCTTTGCAGGCCTCCGCGGCTGAGCAGTTCATCCACCGCTTCCACGCCGGTTTCCGAGACATAGCCGTAGTTCATGTAGTTCATCATGTCGCCTAGCGCAACGCCCTGGTTGGCCACGGCAAGGCCCGCACCCAGCAGGCTGCCGATCACCATCACCGCCAGCGCATTAATGCGCCGATAGGCCAGTACCACAACCACCAGTGGCGGAATAAAGGTTAACAGCCCAACCGAAAAATTCTCCCGAATACCGGCCAAAAGTTCAGCGGTGCGAGAGATATCTGCGCCTTCACCATCAAACTGCATGCCGATGAAAAAGAACAGAATAATGGTAATGATCAGCGCAGGGCCGGTGGTGTAGAACATCGAACGGATGTGATCAAACAGGTTGGCTTCGGCCACCCCGGCGGCCAGGTTGGTTGAGTCTGATACCGGTGAAATCTTGTCACCAAAGATCGCCCCGGAAATCACCGCCCCGGCGGTCATCGCCGGAGAAATGCCCAGCCCGCTGCCGATGCCGATAAAGGCCACGCCAAAGGTGGCGGCGGTGGTCCATGAACTGCCAGTCACCAGTGAGGCAACGGCGCAGACAATCACCGCAGTGAACAGGAAATACGAGGGGTTGATCAGCTGCAGGCCGTAATAGACCAGGGATGGAATGGTCCCTGAGGCGATCCAGCTGGCCACCAGAATCCCGACCATCATCAGAATCAGCATCGGCAGCATGGCAATTTCGCAGCCATACAGGATGCCTTTCTGGATATCCTGCCAATTGAAGCCGGAAGCCAACGCGACGATGGCGCAGACCACGATGGCAAAAATCAGTGAAATATGCGTTACCCAGTCTTCACCGAGGATAAAAATCTGCGCAAACATCATGAAGCACAGAAACCCGATAACGGTAATTGCGCCCAGAAATGAAGGGCGCTTATGGGTGTCTTGCGTGGTTGTTGACATTGTTATTCCCCCTGCAAGGAGTCAAGCGTTGGTAGCGTAACGTTGTTCTCGTAACGTTATTCTCGTAGATTCGGCGGCAGTCAGCAGCGTTCCAGAATGATGGCGATGCCCTGACCACCGCCGATGCAAGCCGCCGCACAGCCGTAACGCTGTTGGCGATGCTGCAGCAGGCGGCCAAGGGTGCCTGCTAGGCGAATGCCAGTCGCACCTAACGGATGCCCGAGTGCCATGGCGCCGCCCCAGATATTGACGTTTT from Halomonas sp. CH40 includes these protein-coding regions:
- a CDS encoding amino acid ABC transporter ATP-binding protein is translated as MVEMRNVHKRFGDLEVLKGINLTVERGKIVSIIGPSGSGKSTLLRSVNHLEVIDDGDILLDGAQVNRPDLQGLAFERHINHIRQNMGMVFQHFNLFPHLSTLDNVTLAPRKLKGMATKQANQLGMELLDRVGLADKADVFPSRLSGGQKQRVAIARALAMQPKVMLFDEATSALDPELVEEVNRVMRGLAEEHMTMLIVTHEMAFARDVSDWAMFMDGGVVVEEGPPSMLFSTPQQERTQHFLSKHLDTQR
- a CDS encoding amino acid ABC transporter permease — encoded protein: MQFDFTPVITYFPTLLSGIGVMLMIAVTVAFFSIVGGLVIAVITLYTNKVVSWPLRFFIWLFMTTPLLLQLYFLYFGLGDLILIPAIVVGILGLGFHYMAYNADIFTATISSVSDGQYEASRSLGFGHWRTIVYIIVPQAFIRSVPQLGNNMILMVKDTSVLSAIGVAELVYASQYAISVTFRPFEFFIAIAVIYYLLNIAMELGQAWFERRTAYRR
- a CDS encoding amino acid ABC transporter permease, whose amino-acid sequence is MDFNLMVEITPLLIQAAGVTIDISARAIFFGFFIACGLVFLRTARIRPLRWLARSYISVVRGTPYFVQLLLVFYGGPSIGLRLDPFTCGVVVGAFNIGAYMSEAIRGAIESVDSGQNEAARSLGFGKLRTLLFVVLPQAAGLMIRSVGVLAIVLVKNSSLVSIISVVELTYQAQRLIGSTYKPLEIFTLSALMYIVIVYAVMGMMELAFRRATRYQTR
- a CDS encoding transporter substrate-binding domain-containing protein → MRNFTQGFSKTFTTAIAVMGATAVLAMPSHARDLEEIRDDVFQVVNSGAYPPFSFVNTQGELVGFDVDIAQALAEKMGVEVNVQSSPWNGIIAAMVGGRFDACICSMSITEERQEVLDFTDPYYSSGLSIWVQEETNDISSIDDFEGKRVGSTLGETGNQWAVENGDGKWRNQTFQGLPDIMSALNSGRIDVMIADDVPVLVAMQESERDIKMIDVGELPRWPAAISIQKDNPELLAALNVALADIKEDGTYQAIVDKWIGEGANIE
- a CDS encoding universal stress protein, with the translated sequence MYKNILITTAADNNSTIRQKIEVARKLADEDSTLQIISVMERIPPYIAPSLPSDYRETTAQRIREGIQRNVGAHDYDIHIVEGNAAHQVVKFAKRHHIDCIVISSKRPGFTEQFMGSTALNVVRQAECTVTVVR
- the nhaC gene encoding Na+/H+ antiporter NhaC encodes the protein MSTTTQDTHKRPSFLGAITVIGFLCFMMFAQIFILGEDWVTHISLIFAIVVCAIVALASGFNWQDIQKGILYGCEIAMLPMLILMMVGILVASWIASGTIPSLVYYGLQLINPSYFLFTAVIVCAVASLVTGSSWTTAATFGVAFIGIGSGLGISPAMTAGAVISGAIFGDKISPVSDSTNLAAGVAEANLFDHIRSMFYTTGPALIITIILFFFIGMQFDGEGADISRTAELLAGIRENFSVGLLTFIPPLVVVVLAYRRINALAVMVIGSLLGAGLAVANQGVALGDMMNYMNYGYVSETGVEAVDELLSRGGLQSMMWTISLGFIGLSLGGLLEKTRMLEVILEKMGKLVSNSRGLIVTHVFSSLATNLFSASQYIAIIIPGRMFVPAYRKLKILPSVCSRTCEDSATVTSPLVPWGLGGAYYMGVLDVSAWDYMGWTFLAIITPIIAILYGLFNIFIWREGERNDVNTYSQSGLDNQPDTGSEPAPQSAQH